The Bradyrhizobium barranii subsp. barranii genome segment CAGCCGAAACCGGCACAGGCGCTGACGCCGCTCACTAGATCGGAGCTGCGCGCGCTCTGCCCCTTCTTGCGCGCATCGCGCAGCTTCTTGGGCGTCGGAGGAAGCTTTTTCTCCTCACTCGTAGAGCTCATTTCAACAGCTTCCTCAGATGATCGAGCATGTCGTTCGAGGTCAGGATTTCAGAACCGGCATATTCGAGCAGATAGACGGTGTAGCTGACCATAATGACCCCGAATGCAACATTCTTGATCATCGGGGAGAGATCGTTCATCTTGAGCTGAGATGCAAAACGGCCGAGCATCATGACCGAGATATCCACCAGCAACAGCAGGGCCAGAACCGGCCCGGCGACCAACAAGGTCGTCATCATGATACGATCGAGAAGGGCAAGACACTCCATTGCCCCTTGCACTGTCAAGGCAGGCAAAAACTGATAGACAGGCCACACTAGGTAGCTGCCATAAAGGCCGCTCACCATGGTCTGCAGCCCGCCGACCAGAACGAAGATCGTAACCGCCGTAACACCGAGAAAGAGCCCGGTTCCAGTCGCTTGGCTGTGCGTCGCGGGATCCTCCCCCGCAACTTGGCTTGAAATTCCTCGTTGGGTATCGATGATGTCGCCGACTGCCTGTATGCTCCATAGTGGAATACTGAGCAGGATGCCGAGCATCAGACCGACGAACACCTCCTTCACGCCAAGCATGGTAACGCTAACCAAGCGCGTGTTCGGGTCCAAGGCCTGCAGACCGAGCTTGATCTGAGCAAGGCAAGGCAGGCCAATCGCAATCGTCAGGCTTCCCCGAATGAGGCCGCTGATACGCGGCCGGGTGAAGACAGGAAGCACCAGCATGATGCCTAGGGCGCGGGCCGCACTCAGGCCGGTTGCGGCGACGAATTCGATCGAGCCCTGAACGAGAACTTGCGCCTCTGCGGGTGACAGGCCAGCCATCCAAGCTCTGCTAGTATCTTGCGGTGAGTGCCGGAAACTCGCTGAAGATGCGCTCGGCCTGGTCGATCAGCGGGGCGCTGAGAACCGGGGAAAAACCGGCGAGCACGGCGACGACAACCAGAAGCTTGACCGTCAGTGGCAGGGTTTGGTCCTGGAGCTGAGTTGCCGCCTGGATAAGGCCAATGATCAGTCCGGAGATCAGAGCTGCGAGCAACGGCGGCAGAACCCAGATCATGAAGAGCACGAGCGATTGACTGAGGTGCGTAAGGATGCTGGCTTCGTTCATGGTCAACCTCCTGGCGTGGTGTAGCTTAGTACTAGCCCGTGCATGAGACGTGACCAGCCGTCGATAGTGACGAACAGAAAGAGCTTGAAGGGGACAGATATCACTGTGGGGGATACCATCGACATACCCATGGCCATCAAAATCGTGGTGACAATCAGATCGATCGTGATGAAGGGAAGATAGAGAAGAAAACCGATTTCGAAGCCCCGCTTGAGTTCGGAAATCAAGAACGACGGCACAAGAATTGAGAAATCATCTGCCGTTACGCTGCCGCGCATCTCCTCCGACCAGACATGTTCGGTGGATGACAGGAAGAAGCGGCGCTGCTCTTCATTGGTGAATTTCTTCAGATGAACACGCAGCGGCTCCTGTCCCTCCTTGGCGGCCATCACCCAGTCATCGAAACTCTGGTAGCGAAGTTGCGGATCGGTAAGGCGGTTATAGGTCTGCTCGAAGACTGGAGCGCTGATGAAGACGGTCAGGATGAGTGCCGCTCCGTAAAGGACGATGTTCGGCGGTATCGATTGAGTTCCTAGCGCATTGCGCACGAGGAAGAGAACAACCGAGACCTTGATAAAGGCTGTAGTTGTGACGACAGCAAAGGCCAGGAGGCCAAGGCCGACCGTTATCGCAAGAAGCGCCAGGATGCTGGGTTGAATTTCAGTCATTAAGCGCCAACCTGCCGCGTAACCTGACGGCGAGCTCCTCGCCGATCCGCACGATGTCGCCTCGGCCGATACGTTGGCCGTTCGCAACGATATCGACCGGCCCGTCAAGATGCCGGCCAAGTTCGAACACGTGGCCTTCGTTGATG includes the following:
- the sctR gene encoding type III secretion system export apparatus subunit SctR produces the protein MTEIQPSILALLAITVGLGLLAFAVVTTTAFIKVSVVLFLVRNALGTQSIPPNIVLYGAALILTVFISAPVFEQTYNRLTDPQLRYQSFDDWVMAAKEGQEPLRVHLKKFTNEEQRRFFLSSTEHVWSEEMRGSVTADDFSILVPSFLISELKRGFEIGFLLYLPFITIDLIVTTILMAMGMSMVSPTVISVPFKLFLFVTIDGWSRLMHGLVLSYTTPGG
- the sctT gene encoding type III secretion system export apparatus subunit SctT — its product is MAGLSPAEAQVLVQGSIEFVAATGLSAARALGIMLVLPVFTRPRISGLIRGSLTIAIGLPCLAQIKLGLQALDPNTRLVSVTMLGVKEVFVGLMLGILLSIPLWSIQAVGDIIDTQRGISSQVAGEDPATHSQATGTGLFLGVTAVTIFVLVGGLQTMVSGLYGSYLVWPVYQFLPALTVQGAMECLALLDRIMMTTLLVAGPVLALLLLVDISVMMLGRFASQLKMNDLSPMIKNVAFGVIMVSYTVYLLEYAGSEILTSNDMLDHLRKLLK
- a CDS encoding EscS/YscS/HrcS family type III secretion system export apparatus protein, whose amino-acid sequence is MNEASILTHLSQSLVLFMIWVLPPLLAALISGLIIGLIQAATQLQDQTLPLTVKLLVVVAVLAGFSPVLSAPLIDQAERIFSEFPALTARY